In the Brassica napus cultivar Da-Ae chromosome A7, Da-Ae, whole genome shotgun sequence genome, one interval contains:
- the BNAA07G20360D gene encoding uncharacterized protein BNAA07G20360D yields the protein MSFLYEKSNAWRWLVRKTRDSRPFFFTFATVCGVIPGIIGYGVMQFTNSTNPELEARLRQSARPETTMMGKVNQERLAEYLGELKQKQDTNDRYVAALKGETLTRKPYQRIQPVPKPNDTATTKPQ from the exons ATGTCGTTTCTGTACGAGAAGAGCAACGCATGGAGATGGCTAGTGAGGAAGACGCGAGATTCAAGACCCTTCTTCTTCACATTCGCTACTGTATGCGGCGTCATTCCCGGAATAATCGGCTATGGTGTTATGCAGTTCACCAATTCCACTAACCCGGAGCTCGAGGCCCGTCTCCGACAATCCGCCCGACCCGAAACCACC ATGATGGGTAAAGTAAACCAAGAGAGGCTAGCTGAATACCTCGGGGAGTTGAAACAGAAGCAAGACACCAACGACAGATACGTGGCTGCTCTAAAGGGAGAGACTCTTACCAGGAAGCCTTACCAAAGAATTCAACCTGTGCCAAAGCCAAATGACACGGCCACAACCAAACCTCAGTAA
- the LOC106355672 gene encoding organic cation/carnitine transporter 5-like: MADSSAPFLPHLEDDEEETSPPLNFDKIFEQSLSDFNLSQFLQVIIVGLALTFDAQQIFITVFTDAYPTWHCVDHNVCTPATTDICKLPRSAWDWDGGFKGKSVISEFNLECSSSFLRSLPTSAFYMGSIVGGVFMAMIPDGFLGRKQLLFYTTLAMSLTGISIFFSTSIWSYAFLKFAIGVARSQTGTYAFNLIGERVSTK; the protein is encoded by the coding sequence ATGGCGGATTCATCAGCACCATTCTTGCCCCATCTTgaagacgacgaagaagagACTTCCCCACCGTTGAACTTCGACAAGATCTTCGAACAAAGCTTGTCTGATTTCAACTTGTCACAGTTTCTACAAGTGATTATTGTCGGACTTGCTTTAACATTCGATGCACAACAGATATTCATCACCGTCTTCACAGATGCATACCCCACATGGCACTGTGTTGACCATAATGTGTGCACTCCCGCAACCACCGACATCTGTAAACTCCCTCGGTCAGCTTGGGATTGGGACGGCGGGTTCAAGGGTAAATCCGTCATTTCAGAGTTCAATCTCGAATGCTCGAGCTCCTTCCTTAGAAGTCTCCCTACGTCTGCTTTCTACATGGGTTCTATCGTTGGAGGGGTTTTCATGGCTATGATTCCAGACGGTTTCTTGGGGAGGAAGCAACTGCTTTTCTACACAACCCTAGCAATGTCGCTCACTGGAATCTCGATTTTCTTCTCCACCAGCATATGGAGCTACGCTTTCTTAAAGTTCGCCATCGGAGTCGCGCGTTCTCAGACCGGGACGTACGCGTTTAATCTCATAGGCGAGAGAGTCTCCACCAAATGA
- the LOC106353406 gene encoding ALA-interacting subunit 5 gives MSSGGGGGPSEPSGVKKTSKRPKYSRFTQQELPACKPILTPSWVILTFLVAGVVFIPLGVICLFASQGVIEIVDRYDTDCVPESSRANKVGYIQGEGDKMCNRTITVTKTMKHPVYVYYQLENYYQNHRRYVKSRNDAQLRSPKEENDVQTCAPEDNVAGHPIVPCGLVAWSLFNDTYKFSRNSQELLVNKKDISWKSDRDSKFGKTVYPKNFQTGAPIGGGTLDPKKPLSEQEDLIVWMRTAALPIFRKLYGKIETDLNAGDTIMVLLENNYNTYSFNGEKKLVLSTTSWLGGRNDFLGVAYLTVGSICLFLAVTFSVLYLVKPRQLGDPSYLSWNRSPGG, from the exons ATGAGTTCTGGTGGAGGCGGAGGACCGTCTGAGCCTTCCGGTGTAAAGAAAACATCGAAGCGACCAAAAT ATTCAAGATTTACTCAGCAGGAGCTTCCAGCTTGCAAGCCAATTCTTACTCCAAGCTGG GTGATCTTGACATTTCTTGTTGCTGGGGTGGTCTTCATTCCCCTCGGAGTGATCTGCCTATTTGCTTCTCAGGGA GTGATCGAGATTGTTGATCGATATGACACAGACTGTGTTCCAGAATCATCTAGGGCCAACAAGGTCGGTTACATACAGGGTGAAGGAGATAAAATGTGTAACAGAACAATAACG GTCACAAAAACTATGAAACATCCTGTCTATGTGTATTACCAACTTGAGAATTACTACCAAAACCATAGACG GTATGTGAAAAGCCGAAACGATGCACAGCTAAGAAGTCCAAAAGAAGAGAATGATGTGCAGACTTGTGCACCTGAGGATAATGTCGCTGGACACCCAATTGTTCCATGTGGTCTTGTTGCTTGGAGTTTGTTCAATGATACTTATAAATTTTCAAGAAATAGCCAAGAGCTTCTTGTGAATAAGAAAGACATCTCCTGGAAGAGTGACAGAGACAGCAAGTTTGGGAAAACTGTCTACCCTAAAAACTTTCAGACAGGAGCACCTATAGGCGGTGGAACTCTTGATCCCAAAAAACCG TTGAGTGAGCAAGAAGACCTGATAGTGTGGATGCGAACCGCGGCATTGCCAATATTTAGGAAGCTGTATGGGAAGATTGAAACGGACCTGAACGCTGGGGACACCATAATGGTCTTGTTGGAGAACAACTACAACACTTACAGCTTCAATGGTGAGAAGAAGCTCGTGCTATCAACAACTAGCTGGCTAGGTGGAAGGAACGACTTCCTAGGAGTTGCTTACCTGACTGTGGGAAGCATCTGCTTGTTCCTGGCCGTTACATTCTCTGTATTGTATCTAGTTAAGCCAAG GCAACTCGGAGATCCATCGTACCTTTCGTGGAACAGAAGTCCTGGTGGTTGA
- the LOC125576169 gene encoding organic cation/carnitine transporter 5-like yields the protein MVPFTLFVLGFMSLSGIAFLVRHASWRFIYLCTSVPAAIHSVFIYFFALESPRWLHVQGNNKEAIEVLKRISPGKRGYLEKVSSRLPSKETLEQSPSSSIMDLFIRRWAFRRIIVIMIIMFGLGMMYYGVPLAVRDIKVNIYLSEALNAMVELPTFVITPILLEKFNRRSSVLVNCLVGGALGVFCFVLTTLGRTNIAFVFELCSFFCARIGFNLMAVYMIEMFPTCVRNFATTMLRQALVIGGACCPIIASVGRNVPSISFAVSGLGFFALLLPETKGAGLCDTMDEQEQSDQAMKSSHVSC from the coding sequence ATGGTACCATTTACTCTGTTTGTGTTAGGGTTTATGTCTCTCTCCGGAATCGCATTCCTTGTTAGACACGCTTCTTGGAGGTTTATCTATCTCTGCACATCTGTTCCAGCAGCTATCCACAGTGTTTTCATCTACTTCTTCGCTTTAGAGTCTCCACGTTGGCTTCATGTGCAAGGAAACAACAAAGAAGCTATTGAAGTGCTCAAAAGAATCTCACCTGGAAAGAGAGGTTACTTGGAGAAAGTATCGTCTAGGTTACCTTCAAAGGAAACCTTAGAGCAATCTCCAAGCAGCTCAATCATGGACTTGTTCATCAGAAGATGGGCTTTTCGAAGAATCATAGTTATTATGATCATAATGTTCGGTTTGGGAATGATGTATTACGGAGTTCCATTAGCGGTTAGAGACATAAAAGTGAACATCTATTTAAGTGAAGCTTTAAACGCAATGGTGGAGTTACCTACCTTTGTTATCACACCAATCTTGCTGGAGAAGTTCAATAGAAGAAGCTCTGTGCTTGTGAACTGCTTGGTCGGGGGAGCATTAGGAGTGTTCTGTTTCGTCTTGACCACGTTAGGGCGAACGAACATTGCTTTTGTCTTTGAGCTTTGTTCTTTCTTCTGCGCTAGGATCGGGTTTAACCTTATGGCGGTTTATATGATTGAGATGTTTCCAACGTGCGTGAGGAACTTTGCAACTACGATGCTTAGACAAGCGCTTGTAATAGGAGGAGCTTGTTGTCCGATCATTGCTTCGGTTGGAAGAAATGTTCCGTCCATCTCTTTTGCGGTTTCGGGTCTTGGGTTTTTTGCTTTGCTTCTTCCTGAGACTAAAGGGGCAGGTCTTTGTGATACAATGGATGAACAAGAGCAGAGTGACCAAGCCATGAAGAGTAGCCATGTTAGTTGCTAA
- the LOC106406741 gene encoding pentatricopeptide repeat-containing protein At1g79490, mitochondrial: protein MLRLRTAKSIPRNVISTLNRSTTISAETPLLSPSPLNPSLAANLHSPSIRLLRSFTVCSVSRNTVTNQSPSLYRSLCSSESSGWTAEVEYLDESGSVIHSGKGIRSVEPGVDDHVMVGGLKKPLMNASAVAKIVEVVQRWKWGPELETHLDKLQFLPSMVHVKQSLKIVEDVDAGLSLFRWVKKQPWYVPCDECYVVLFDGLNKGKDFEGIQKLFEEMVQDSGRRSDHHHSLGAYNQVIQYLAKAEKLEVAFCCFKKAQDCGCKIDTQTYNNLMMLFLNKGLPYKAFEIYESMEKTDSLLDGSTYELIIPSLAKSGRLDAAFKLFQQMKERKLRPSFGVFASLVDSMGKAGRLDTSMKVYMEMQGFGHRPSATMFVSLIDSYAKAGKLDTALRLWDEMKSSGFRPNFGLYTMIIESHAKSGKLEVAMSVFKDMEKAGFLPTPSTYSCLLEMHAGSGQVDSAMKIYNSMTNAGLRPGLSSYISLLTLLANKRLVDVAGKILLEMKAMGYSVDVCASDVLMIYIKDASVDLALKWLRFMGSSGIKTNNFIIRQLFESCMKNGLYDSARPLLETLVHSSGKVDLVLYTSILAHLVRCQDEDKERQLMSILSTTKHKAHAFMCGLFTGPEQRKQPVLTFVREFYQGIDYELEEGAARYFVNVLLNYLVLMGQINRARCVWKVAYENKLFPKAIVFDQHIAWSLDVRNLSVGAALIAVVHTLHRFRKRMLYYGVVPRRIKLVTGPTLKIVIAQMLSSVESPFEVSKVVLRAPGDSVMEWFKKPIVQQFLLNEIPSRADILMHKLNVMFPSSAPELRSMFPPKPIMSSKSF, encoded by the coding sequence ATGCTCCGTCTAAGAACCGCGAAATCAATCCCCAGAAATGTCATCTCCACGCTTAATCGAAGCACCACCATCTCCGCCGAGACTCCATTGCTTTCTCCATCTCCACTAAACCCTAGCTTAGCCGCCAATCTTCACTCCCCCAGCATCAGATTACTTCGTAGCTTCACGGTTTGTTCCGTATCTAGAAACACTGTAACTAATCAAAGTCCGAGTCTTTATAGGAGTCTCTGTAGCAGTGAGTCTAGTGGCTGGACCGCGGAGGTAGAGTATTTAGACGAGTCCGGTAGCGTGATACACAGTGGTAAAGGGATAAGATCCGTTGAGCCAGGGGTTGACGATCATGTGATGGTCGGTGGGTTGAAGAAGCCTCTGATGAACGCTTCCGCTGTTGCCAAGATCGTTGAGGTTGTGCAGAGGTGGAAATGGGGGCCTGAGCTTGAGACCCATTTAGACAAGCTCCAGTTTTTACCTAGCATGGTTCATGTTAAGCAGTCGTTGAAGATCGTTGAGGATGTTGACGCGGGGTTGAGTTTGTTCAGGTGGGTTAAGAAGCAGCCTTGGTATGTTCCTTGTGATGAGTGTTACGTGGTTTTGTTTGATGGGTTGAACAAGGGGAAGGATTTCGAAGGGATTCAGAAGCTCTTTGAGGAGATGGTTCAAGACTCCGGGAGGAGGAGTGATCATCATCACTCGCTTGGTGCTTATAACCAGGTGATTCAGTATTTGGCTAAAGCTGAGAAGCTGGAGGTTGCTTTCTGTTGTTTCAAGAAGGCTCAGGATTGTGGGTGCAAGATTGATACGCAGACGTATAATAATCTGATGATGTTGTTTCTGAACAAGGGCTTGCCGTATAAGGCGTTTGAGATTTATGAGAGTATGGAGAAGACTGATTCTTTGTTGGATGGGTCGACTTATGAGCTGATTATTCCAAGCTTGGCCAAATCGGGGCGTCTTGATGCAGCTTTCAAGCTGTTTCAGCAGATGAAGGAGAGGAAACTCCGGCCAAGCTTTGGTGTGTTTGCTTCGCTTGTTGATTCAATGGGGAAAGCTGGTAGGTTGGATACGTCGATGAAGGTTTACATGGAGATGCAGGGCTTTGGTCATAGgccatcagcaactatgttcgTTTCCTTGATTGATTCATATGCTAAAGCCGGGAAGCTGGATACTGCTCTTAGACTTTGGGATGAGATGAAGAGTTCAGGTTTCAGACCAAACTTTGGATTGTACACCATGATCATTGAGTCTCATGCAAAATCAGGAAAGCTTGAAGTAGCAATGTCGGTGTTCAAAGACATGGAGAAAGCTGGTTTTTTACCGACACCGTCTACATACTCGTGTCTGTTAGAGATGCACGCTGGCTCTGGGCAAGTAGACTCTGCAATGAAGATCTATAACTCAATGACTAACGCTGGGTTAAGGCCTGGACTGAGCAGTTACATCTCTCTCCTTACACTTCTCGCCAACAAAAGACTTGTTGATGTTGCAGGGAAGATACTACTCGAGATGAAAGCAATGGGGTATTCTGTAGACGTCTGCGCTAGCGATGTTCTGATGATATACATCAAAGATGCTTCTGTTGATCTCGCTTTGAAGTGGCTGAGGTTCATGGGCTCTTCAGGGATCAAAACAAACAATTTCATCATCAGGCAGTTGTTCGAATCATGCATGAAGAATGGCTTATACGATTCAGCAAGGCCTTTGTTGGAGACGCTAGTGCATTCTTCTGGAAAAGTTGACTTGGTGCTTTACACTTCGATTCTCGCTCATCTCGTCCGTTGCCAAGACGAAGATAAAGAGAGACAGTTAATGTCGATCCTCAGCACTACTAAACACAAAGCTCACGCCTTTATGTGCGGTCTCTTCACAGGTCCAGAACAGAGGAAACAACCGGTTCTAACGTTTGTGAGAGAGTTTTACCAAGGGATTGATTACGAGCTCGAAGAAGGAGCTGCTAGGTACTTTGTCAACGTCCTTCTCAACTACCTTGTCCTAATGGGTCAGATAAACCGAGCTAGATGTGTCTGGAAAGTAGCTTACGAGAACAAACTCTTCCCAAAAGCCATCGTCTTTGACCAACACATCGCTTGGTCTCTCGACGTGAGAAACTTGTCCGTTGGAGCAGCGCTCATAGCCGTGGTTCACACTCTCCACAGGTTCAGAAAACGAATGCTTTACTACGGTGTGGTCCCGAGGCGTATTAAGCTAGTCACAGGACCGACGTTGAAGATTGTAATTGCTCAGATGCTGAGCTCGGTTGAGTCGCCTTTTGAAGTCAGCAAAGTGGTGTTGAGGGCACCAGGAGATTCGGTGATGGAATGGTTCAAGAAACCGATCGTGCAACAGTTTCTTCTGAACGAGATACCGTCACGGGCTGATATATTGATGCATAAGCTGAATGTGATGTTCCCAAGCTCTGCTCCTGAGCTTAGATCTATGTTTCCTCCCAAACCAATCATGTCTtcaaagtcattttaa
- the LOC106355671 gene encoding myb family transcription factor APL-like produces MFHAKKPSSMNGSYENRAMCVQGDSGLVLTTDPKPRLRWTVELHDRFVDAVAQLGGPDKATPKTIMRVMGVKGLTLYHLKSHLQKFRLGKQPHKEYGDHSTKEGSRASVMDIQRNVASSSGMISRNMNEMQIEVQRRLHEQLEVQRHLQLRIEAQGKYMQSILERACQTLTGENMAAAAAVAGGGYKGNLESSSLSAAVGSSPHPLSFPLFQDLNIYGNTTEQVLDHHNFHHQNIENHYTGNNAAATNIYLGKRRPSPSFGNDVRKELLMWSDQDQDLSVNQPFDDEHRIQIQMATHISTDLDSLSENNRGKLLERLSPRRSPLAPMMNPNGGLIQGMNSPFG; encoded by the exons atgttCCATGCTAAGAAACCTTCAAGTATGAATGGTTCATATGAGAACAGAGCTATGTGCGTTCAAGGCGATTCAGGCCTCGTCCTCACCACCGATCCTAAACCGCGTTTGCGTTGGACCGTCGAACTTCACGATCGTTTCGTGGACGCCGTCGCTCAACTTGGCGGCCCTGACA AAGCCACTCCAAAGACGATCATGAGAGTTATGGGTGTGAAGGGTCTCACTCTTTACCACCTAAAGAGTCATCTTCAG AAATTCAGGCTTGGAAAGCAGCCGCACAAGGAGTATGGAGATCACTCAACAAAGGAAGGTTCAAGAG CTTCTGTCATGGATATTCAGCGCAACgtagcttcttcttctggcATGATAAGTCGCAACATGAATGA GATGCAAATTGAAGTGCAGAGAAGGTTGCACGAACAGCTAGAG gtGCAGAGACATTTGCAGCTGAGGATTGAAGCACAAGGAAAGTACATGCAATCTATATTGGAGAGAGCTTGCCAAACCTTAACCGGTGAGAACATGGCAGCCGCCGCCGCCGTTGCGGGAGGAGGGTATAAGGGCAATTTGGAAAGTTCGAGTCTTTCCGCTGCTGTGGGTTCATCTCCTCATCCTCTTAGTTTCCCGCTGTTTCAGGACCTAAACATCTATGGAAACACAACCGAACAAGTCCTCGACCATCATAACTTCCATCACCAGAATATTGAGAACCATTACACGGGCAACAATGCTGCAGCCACAAATATTTACTTGGGAAAGAGGCGACCAAGCCCTAGTTTTGGTAACGATGTAAGGAAAGAACTTTTAATGTGGTCTGATCAAGATCAAGATCTTTCCGTAAACCAACCGTTCGATGATGAGCATCGAATTCAGATACAAATGGCTACACATATCTCCACGGATTTGGATTCTCTATCTGAAAATAACCGTGGGAAGTTACTGGAAAGGCTATCGCCTCGAAGATCACCATTGGCTCCTATGATGAACCCTAATGGTGGGTTAATACAAGGAATGAACTCACCATTTGGGTGA
- the LOC106353410 gene encoding E3 ubiquitin-protein ligase RGLG4-like, whose amino-acid sequence MSTGMGSGKGKSRPSPSDPSILVSDKINAREKYALIPDRFTSLDQVSKALREAGLESSNLILGIDFTKSNEWSGKTSFNGKSLHALGRIQNPYEKAIFVIGQTLAPFDEDNLIPCFGFGDSTTHDEEVFSFHSDNSPCHGFEEVLACYKRITPNLILSGPTSYGPLIDAAVDIVEKNNGQFHVLVIVADGQVTRGFDKAEGELSQQERATIDAIVNASSYALSIVLIGVGDGPWEDMRKFDDKIPKREFDNFQFVNFTEIMKRDSSESAKEAAFALAALMEIPFQYQAATELGLLGKTTGLAKKINPRPPPTPYTPTIRTELASPASEEHTQSCPICLTSRKDVAFGCGHMTCRDCGSRIANCPICRVLITSRLRLYT is encoded by the exons atgtctACGGGTATGGGAAGTGGAAAAGGCAAAAGCCGTCCATCACCGTCTGATCCTTCAATCTTAGTTTCCGACAAGATTAACGCCAGGGAGAAGTACGCTCTCATCCCTGACCGCTTCACTTCCCTTGACCAG GTATCGAAAGCTCTAAGAGAAGCTGGTCTTGAATCATCTAATCTCATTCTTGGAATTGATTTCACTAAGAGCAACGAATGGTCTG GCAAAACATCTTTCAATGGAAAAAGTCTTCATGCTCTAGGGAGAATTCAGAATCCATATGAAAAGGCAATCTTTGTAATCGGACAAACGTTGGCTCCTTTCGATGAAGACAATCTCATCCCCTGTTTCGGCTTTGGCGACT CAACAACCCATGACGAGGAAGTGTTCAGTTTCCACAGTGACAACTCTCCATGCCATGGATTCGAAGAGGTCTTAGCATGTTACAAAAGAATCACACCTAACTTGATTTTATCAG GGCCAACGTCTTATGGACCGCTCATCGATGCTGCTGTCGACATTGTTGAAAAGAACAACGGACAGTTTCACGTTCTGGTGATTGTCGCTGATGGGCAG GTAACGAGAGGGTTTGATAAGGCCGAGGGAGAACTCAGTCAACAAGAGAGAGCAACTATCGACGCCATTGTTAACGCGAG CTCGTATGCTTTGTCGATTGTTTTAATCGGTGTTGGAGACGGGCCATGGGAGGACATGAGGAAGTTCGACGACAAGATCCCTAAGCGTGAGTTCGACAACTTTCAG TTTGTGAATTTCACAGAGATCATGAAGAGAGATTCATCAGAGTCAGCCAAAGAAGCTGCATTTGCTCTTGCTGCTCTAATGGAGATTCCCTTTCAGTATCAAGCAGCAACCGAACTCGGCTTACTCGG GAAAACAACAGGCTTAGCTAAGAAAATAAACCCGAGGCCACCACCTACTCCTTACACACCTACTATTCGTACTGAACTAGCATCACCTGCATCAGAAGAACATACTCAG AGTTGCCCAATTTGCCTGACTAGCCGGAAAGATGTGGCTTTTGGCTGCGGTCACATG ACTTGTAGAGATTGCGGATCCAGGATAGCAAACTGTCCCATCTGCAGAGTACTGATCACAAGCCGGCTAAGGCTTTACACGTGA